A stretch of Malus sylvestris chromosome 11, drMalSylv7.2, whole genome shotgun sequence DNA encodes these proteins:
- the LOC126590335 gene encoding probable pathogenesis-related protein ARB_02861 has translation MFPAKLAFVTALSLPIFFNLPVAAEEVTRNANPSPTDNCANCPSCLCPPAVPIPGYPLYGPPPPGPPPPSSPGYPNEGVPPPPPSGQGKCPPTQPGQCCQQYPPNPQYPSPPGGYVPYPDDNHAASSSPFLIFLPVMMVMLFSSAVPFF, from the coding sequence atGTTTCCTGCAAAACTTGCGTTTGTCACAGCACTTTCTCTCCCGATCTTCTTCAACCTTCCTGTTGCTGCTGAAGAGGTTACCAGAAATGCGAATCCTTCCCCTACTGATAATTGTGCCAACTGCCCTTCATGTCTGTGTCCTCCCGCCGTACCAATTCCAGGGTACCCTTTATATGGCCCTCCTCCACCTGGACCGCCACCCCCATCAAGTCCTGGTTACCCTAACGAAGGAGTACCGCCTCCGCCGCCAAGTGGTCAAGGAAAATGCCCCCCAACTCAGCCTGGTCAGTGCTGCCAGCAATATCCTCCAAATCCTCAATACCCTTCTCCACCAGGAGGATATGTGCCTTACCCTGATGACAACCATGCAGCTAGTTCATCTCCTTTCTTGATCTTCCTTCCTGTTATGATGGTCATGTTGTTTTCCTCTGCTGTACCTTTCTTTTAA
- the LOC126591507 gene encoding nudix hydrolase 10-like produces MPISVNSSDQVCENGILHVDLLPATNDAHGGVIVDMKDAMDPRDFLTLLRASISQWREEGKKGVWIKLPIELVNLVETAVKEGFRYHHAEPHYLMLVYWIPEINNTLPANASHRVGIGAIVLNDKKEMLVVQEKSGRFQGTGVWKIPTGVVDEGEDIFAAAVREIKEETGIDAEFLEILAFRQAHKAFFEKSDLFFVCILRPLTFDIQKQELEIEAAKWIPLEDFAAQPVTQKHELFKYILELCLEKLDGEYAGFSPLPITSVFDHRLSYLYLNRQDMLCLSCSDRS; encoded by the exons ATGCCGATTTCTGTAAATTCATCGGACCAGGTCTGTGAAAATGGAATTCTGCATGTTGATTTACTACCTGCAACCAATGATGCCCATGGAGGAGTTATTGTAGACATGAAGGATGCTATGGACCCTCGGGACTTCCTTACGTTGCTTAGGGCTTCAATCTCACAATGGAGGGAAGAG GGAAAGAAGGGTGTGTGGATAAAATTGCCTATTGAACTCGTAAATCTTGTCGAAACTGCAGTTAAG GAAGGTTTTCGGTACCATCATGCTGAGCCGCACTACCTCATGCTTGTTTATTGGATTCCTGAAATTAATAATACTCTGCCTGCAAATGCATCACACCGAGTGGGCATCGGTGCTATTGTTTTGAATGATAAAAAAGAG ATGCTTGTAGTCCAGGAAAAGAGTGGCAGGTTCCAAGGAACAGGGGTGTGGAAAATCCCGACTGGAGTCGTTGATGAG GGTGAGGATATATTTGCGGCAGCTGTAAGAGAAATTAAAGAAGAAACAGGA ATTGACGCAGAATTTCTGGAGATATTAGCATTCAG GCAAGCACACAAGGCATTCTTTGAGAAGTCGGATCTATTCTTTGTGTGCATTCTGCGTCCTCTAACCTTTGACATCCAAAAGCAAGAACTGGAGATTGAGGCAGCCAAG TGGATTCCACTCGAGGACTTTGCAGCTCAACCAGTCACCCAGAAACATGAGCTCTTCAAGTACATTCTTGAACTTTGCTTGGAAAAATTAGACGGAGAATATGCTGGATTTTCTCCACTGCCTATAACATCAGTTTTTGACCATAGGTTGAGTTATTTGTATTTAAATAGGCAGGATATGCTGTGCCTAAGTTGTTCTGATCGGTCATAG